A genomic stretch from Skermanella mucosa includes:
- a CDS encoding glycosyltransferase family 4 protein produces the protein MPRPLRIAQVGSIIFPIPPTRFGGTERAVSYLTEALVAAGHDVTLFACGDAVTSARLVASRATALNGSQVTNALPHFAAHFALVRRHLEEFDIIHFHEEGMHFPCFMDVADRTVTTFHMPLGGPDMRILYDAVPEMPLVSISDRQRLPLPNANWAGTVLHGIPADLYRFNPDPGGYLAFIGRFSPTKQPHEAIRIALAAGMPIKLAGTLYDQDRPYWDKRVRPHLDNPLVEVVGELNDAEKDGFLGKARALLFPIDWEEPFGLVMIEAMATGTPVVAYRCGAVPEVVEDGITGFAVTSLEAAVEAVGRISDLDRAAVRRRFEERFTDTRMAADYVAIYRRLLAGGRD, from the coding sequence ATGCCGCGCCCGCTCCGAATCGCCCAGGTAGGTTCCATCATCTTCCCGATTCCACCGACCCGCTTCGGCGGAACGGAACGGGCGGTCTCGTACCTGACCGAGGCGCTGGTCGCCGCCGGGCACGACGTCACCCTGTTCGCCTGCGGCGACGCGGTCACCTCGGCGCGCCTGGTCGCGTCGCGGGCGACGGCGCTGAACGGCAGCCAGGTGACCAACGCGCTGCCCCACTTCGCCGCCCATTTCGCGCTGGTCCGCCGGCACCTGGAAGAGTTCGACATCATCCATTTCCACGAGGAGGGGATGCATTTTCCCTGTTTCATGGATGTCGCCGACCGGACCGTCACCACCTTCCACATGCCGCTGGGCGGGCCGGACATGCGCATCCTGTACGATGCCGTTCCGGAAATGCCGCTGGTGTCCATCTCCGACCGCCAGCGCCTGCCGCTGCCCAACGCGAACTGGGCGGGAACCGTGCTCCACGGCATTCCGGCGGATCTCTACCGTTTCAATCCCGACCCCGGAGGGTATCTGGCCTTCATCGGCCGCTTCTCGCCGACCAAGCAGCCGCACGAGGCGATCCGGATCGCACTGGCCGCCGGAATGCCGATCAAGCTCGCCGGGACCCTGTACGACCAGGACCGCCCCTATTGGGACAAGCGGGTCCGGCCCCACCTGGACAACCCGCTGGTCGAGGTCGTCGGCGAGCTGAACGACGCGGAGAAGGACGGCTTCCTGGGCAAGGCGCGCGCATTGCTGTTCCCGATCGACTGGGAAGAGCCGTTCGGGCTGGTCATGATCGAGGCCATGGCGACCGGCACCCCGGTGGTGGCCTACCGCTGCGGCGCGGTGCCGGAGGTGGTGGAGGACGGCATCACCGGCTTCGCCGTCACCAGCCTGGAGGCGGCGGTCGAGGCGGTGGGCCGCATCTCCGACCTGGACCGCGCCGCCGTCCGCCGCCGCTTCGAGGAACGCTTCACCGACACCCGCATGGCCGCCGACTACGTTGCGATCTACCGGCGCCTGCTGGCCGGCGGACGGGACTGA
- a CDS encoding non-ribosomal peptide synthetase has protein sequence MPDTDSSEADLDLLDFLLDEDGDSPPQRGTGIGIRPADGVRDGGPRRAPLSFQQRRMWYLHRLDESAAYTICLAFRLDGRFEPGAFEAAVGDVVARHAVLRTRYEERDGEGEQVVEPAGPVPVGLFDWRDRAEDGEALAAAIREESARPFDLGRGSPLRATAIRIAESRTAIVLAIHHIAADAWSLGILSGDLLSAYRARLAGGAPAWAPLPVSYADFAAWQRETYGPESIADDLDYWRRRLAGLPVLDLPTDRPRPRLQSFDGALVPFAVPAAAADRLRRLASAARTTQFTALMALFQMLLARHCRQDDVPVGTSLANRERLETQGLVGFFVNMVVVRGDLSGDPGFAALLERQRGLVLEAFDHATLPFEMLVEALDLPRDTGRNPLFQVAFTLLDPTPPPTAGGEFAVEPLLTQEAARFDLELFIREEAGGGLSGVFSYNTDLFEAESVARLARQFVTLAESAAAAPDMPVSRLPLIGPDERAALLTGPKRPAAPFAEGVHDRFVRHARERAGATALRLNGERQGYGALERRSAAIAGRLRSLGIGAGDRVALWFEPSLEMPAAILGVLRAGAAYVPLDPHYPADRVAHALEDSGVAAVLTTEALAPRVPPRVQSGTTAPVVCVEDCGDADAEGFEPVAVGPDDLAYVIYTSGSTGRPKGVLVTHGNLTRLFDATDAWFRFGARDVWTLFHSYAFDFSVWEIWGALAHGGALVIVPREVARAADAFYDLLCREKVTVLNQTPSAFRQLIQAEEADPRESELALRFVVFGGEALDLASLEPWLDRHGDDAPRLVNMYGITETTVHVTYRPIRWRDVKRRLGSVIGEPIPDLFIRLLDDHGEPVPPGMVGEIWVGGAGVARGYLNRPELTAERFVLDSAGGGLLYRSGDLARVTPVGDLEYRGRADAQVKLRGFRIELGEIQAVLSDHPAVGDVAVVPRGEGDAKRLVAYVVPRPGADGEAGGDEGWRATFDMIYGGDGEARDFDISGWNDSYTNAPIPAAEMRAWLDETLDRLRALAPRRVLEIGCGTGMILFGLAPSVELYHGLDFSSPVVERLRRAAAARGLDHVTVERREAADLDGVPGGFDLVVINSVAQYFPSRAYFMAVVEGSLARLAPGGRLFLGDLRNRVLLRAFHADIAAATGAGRTRLELARRLARAVEREKEILVDPAFFSALARRPDVAGVAAMPKVAAGDNELTRFRYDAVVTLKGGAGTVAGAEYSSWADCCTEGHLAGRLARETSGFGISGIPNRRLARPLAALAWIEADGPPEEVLDRAPGDPAGGPAGALDGAAIARLAREHGWEAVPGWTAGTEDGRLDVLFRRPGEPVPAGGAREMPAAAEAPITYLNEPAPPDRRGTLGRALRRHAASRLPEHMVPGAFVFLDRLPLGPTGKLDARALPEPGEDGPAAGTEGEPPRTPLEAAVAETWAEVLGTARIGIRDNFFEAGGHSLLATRVIARIRARFGIDLPLRLLFERPTVAEFAAELAGRLGPDPVEERADGGAEGIIPPADRTGILPLSYAQQRLWFLDRLMPGTGVYNVALGLKLDGDLDEAALRRALTGLIARHETLRTRFPVVDGRPFQEIMPPFEAPLAVRDGSEFALPAIPDSAGLGRALRPLALEPIDLDRGPPLRLTLVRLAPGSAVLVAVLHHAVTDGWSMGVLAREVTELYRAAVEGRAAGLPPLPVQYADFSAWQQRSLAGAALERLIGHWRERLAGAPEALELPADAPRTAGADRPARSRRFRIDAAETEALRGLAGRGGATLFMVLYAGFALLLSRWSGQTDVVVGTPIANRTRDDLAGLIGCFVNTLALRLDLSGDPSGRELVERARRVTLDAYAHQDAPFELVVDALGLKRSISRTPLFQAMLVLQNAPGGRLDLPGLTVTPLADDAGVARFDVLLTLVEQGGGIDAVLECDGSRFNAATVERMERHFRHLLAELAARPEAGALRLPLADAGAEAEAIRAWQRAGRAPLDLVAPGTVPHVLDADGAPVPVGLPGTLWLERPGEAPVPTGVTARWTEEGVLERRDAGAEAPEPEAAAPVRDGSDPPSATETRLLALWSAVLERPVTSVHAGFFELGGHSFLAVQLMARVEAAFGCRLPLASLFSGGTVARQAALIDARSGGADEVLVMLRPEGDRGTILLPHEVSGHVLSYAALAGRLPEGWRVAALQARGLDNTRPPVRGLPEMARAYADAVLAAGLPGPFVPVGYSFGAALAGELAAELAARGRTVARVCVIDAPANPQDFADGIVPGDEAGRLLHMVRAVEHSMGLDLGLDGAVLKQFGQETRIDLVHRRLAATGAFGGAVTRDQVAGMLAVYGANLDALRSFRPRRIGPPVDVWVTDALAARPGTVADLGWSAVTAGPVAVHRIGGDHASVMREPLAGELAAAIGRALDPAPG, from the coding sequence ATGCCAGATACCGACAGCAGCGAAGCCGACCTAGACCTTCTCGACTTTCTCCTAGACGAAGACGGCGATTCCCCGCCGCAGCGCGGGACCGGCATCGGGATCCGCCCGGCGGACGGGGTGCGGGACGGGGGGCCTCGCCGGGCCCCGCTGTCGTTCCAGCAGCGGCGCATGTGGTACCTGCACCGCCTGGACGAGAGCGCCGCCTACACGATCTGCCTGGCCTTCCGGCTGGACGGGAGGTTCGAGCCCGGGGCCTTCGAGGCGGCGGTCGGCGACGTGGTGGCGCGCCACGCGGTCCTGCGCACCCGCTACGAGGAGCGGGACGGCGAAGGCGAGCAGGTGGTCGAGCCGGCGGGGCCGGTCCCGGTCGGGCTGTTCGACTGGCGGGACCGGGCGGAGGACGGCGAGGCCCTGGCGGCGGCGATCCGCGAGGAGAGCGCGCGGCCGTTCGACCTGGGCCGGGGATCGCCGCTGCGGGCGACGGCGATCCGGATCGCGGAGTCACGGACCGCGATCGTCCTGGCGATCCACCATATCGCGGCCGACGCCTGGTCGTTGGGCATCCTGTCGGGCGACCTGCTGTCGGCCTACCGGGCGCGGCTGGCCGGTGGCGCCCCCGCCTGGGCGCCGCTGCCGGTCTCCTACGCCGACTTCGCGGCCTGGCAGCGGGAGACCTACGGGCCGGAAAGCATCGCGGACGACCTGGACTATTGGCGGAGGCGGCTGGCCGGGCTGCCGGTGCTGGACCTGCCGACCGACAGGCCGCGCCCGCGCCTGCAAAGCTTCGACGGCGCGCTGGTCCCCTTCGCGGTTCCGGCCGCGGCGGCGGACCGGCTGCGCCGGTTGGCCTCGGCCGCGCGCACCACCCAGTTCACCGCCCTGATGGCGCTCTTCCAGATGCTGCTGGCGCGGCACTGCCGGCAGGACGACGTGCCGGTCGGCACCTCGCTGGCCAACCGGGAGCGGCTGGAGACCCAGGGGCTGGTCGGATTCTTCGTCAACATGGTGGTGGTGCGCGGCGACCTTTCCGGCGACCCGGGGTTCGCGGCGCTGCTGGAGCGGCAGCGCGGGCTGGTGCTGGAGGCGTTCGACCACGCGACCCTGCCGTTCGAGATGCTGGTGGAGGCGCTGGACCTGCCGCGCGACACCGGCCGCAACCCGCTGTTCCAGGTCGCCTTCACGCTGCTGGACCCGACCCCGCCGCCGACCGCCGGCGGGGAGTTCGCGGTCGAGCCGCTGCTGACCCAGGAGGCCGCCCGCTTCGACCTGGAGCTGTTCATCCGGGAGGAGGCGGGCGGCGGCCTGTCCGGGGTGTTCTCCTACAATACGGACCTGTTCGAGGCGGAATCGGTCGCCCGGCTGGCGCGGCAGTTCGTGACCCTGGCGGAGAGTGCTGCGGCGGCGCCGGACATGCCGGTGTCGCGCCTGCCGCTGATCGGGCCGGACGAGCGGGCGGCGCTGCTGACCGGGCCGAAGCGGCCGGCGGCGCCCTTCGCCGAAGGGGTCCACGACCGGTTCGTCCGCCACGCGCGGGAGCGGGCCGGGGCCACCGCGCTGAGGCTGAACGGCGAGCGGCAGGGCTACGGCGCGCTGGAACGCCGGTCCGCCGCGATCGCCGGGCGGCTGCGGTCGCTGGGGATAGGGGCCGGCGACCGCGTCGCCCTGTGGTTCGAGCCGTCGCTGGAGATGCCGGCGGCGATCCTGGGCGTGCTGCGGGCGGGGGCGGCCTATGTGCCGCTCGATCCCCATTATCCCGCCGACCGGGTCGCCCACGCGCTGGAGGACAGCGGCGTCGCGGCCGTCCTGACGACGGAAGCGCTGGCGCCCCGGGTGCCGCCCCGGGTGCAGTCGGGAACCACGGCGCCGGTGGTGTGCGTCGAGGACTGCGGGGACGCCGATGCCGAGGGGTTCGAGCCGGTCGCGGTCGGGCCGGACGACCTGGCCTATGTGATCTACACCTCCGGCTCGACCGGCAGGCCCAAGGGCGTGCTGGTCACCCACGGCAACCTGACCCGGCTGTTCGACGCGACCGACGCGTGGTTCCGCTTCGGCGCGCGGGACGTCTGGACGCTGTTCCATTCCTACGCCTTCGACTTCTCCGTCTGGGAGATCTGGGGCGCGCTGGCTCATGGCGGCGCGCTGGTGATCGTCCCGCGCGAGGTGGCGCGGGCGGCCGACGCCTTCTACGACCTGCTGTGCCGCGAGAAGGTGACGGTGCTGAACCAGACGCCGTCGGCCTTCCGCCAGCTGATCCAGGCGGAGGAGGCGGACCCGCGCGAGTCCGAACTGGCGCTGCGCTTCGTGGTGTTCGGCGGCGAGGCGCTGGACCTCGCCAGCCTGGAGCCGTGGCTGGACCGCCACGGCGACGACGCGCCGCGGCTGGTCAACATGTACGGCATCACCGAGACGACCGTCCACGTGACATACCGGCCGATCCGCTGGCGCGACGTCAAGCGCCGGCTGGGCAGCGTCATCGGCGAGCCGATCCCGGACCTGTTCATCCGCCTGCTCGACGACCACGGCGAGCCGGTGCCGCCCGGCATGGTCGGGGAGATCTGGGTCGGTGGCGCCGGCGTGGCGCGGGGCTACCTGAACCGGCCGGAGCTGACGGCGGAACGCTTCGTCCTGGATTCCGCCGGCGGCGGGCTTCTGTACCGCAGCGGCGATCTGGCGCGGGTCACCCCGGTGGGCGACCTGGAATATCGCGGGCGGGCCGACGCCCAGGTGAAGCTGCGCGGGTTCCGCATCGAGCTGGGGGAGATCCAGGCCGTGCTGTCGGACCATCCGGCGGTCGGCGACGTGGCGGTGGTGCCGCGCGGGGAGGGTGACGCCAAGCGGCTGGTCGCCTATGTCGTCCCGCGTCCCGGCGCGGACGGCGAGGCCGGAGGCGACGAGGGCTGGCGCGCCACCTTCGACATGATCTACGGAGGTGACGGGGAAGCGCGGGACTTCGATATTTCCGGCTGGAACGACAGCTACACCAACGCGCCGATCCCCGCGGCGGAGATGCGCGCCTGGCTGGACGAGACGCTGGACCGGCTGCGGGCGCTGGCGCCGCGCCGGGTGCTGGAGATCGGCTGCGGCACCGGGATGATCCTGTTCGGGCTGGCGCCGTCGGTCGAGCTTTACCACGGGCTGGATTTCTCCTCCCCCGTAGTCGAGCGGCTGCGCCGGGCGGCTGCGGCGCGCGGGCTGGACCATGTCACGGTGGAGCGGCGGGAGGCCGCCGACCTGGACGGGGTGCCCGGCGGCTTCGACCTGGTGGTGATCAATTCGGTCGCGCAATATTTCCCGAGCCGCGCCTATTTCATGGCGGTGGTGGAGGGTTCCCTGGCCCGGCTGGCGCCGGGCGGGCGGCTGTTCCTGGGCGATCTGCGCAACCGCGTGCTGCTGCGGGCGTTCCATGCCGACATCGCCGCCGCGACCGGGGCGGGACGGACCCGGCTGGAGCTGGCGCGCCGGCTTGCGCGCGCGGTCGAGCGCGAAAAGGAGATCCTGGTCGATCCCGCCTTCTTCTCGGCATTGGCGCGGCGGCCCGACGTGGCCGGCGTGGCCGCCATGCCCAAGGTGGCGGCGGGAGACAACGAGCTGACCCGCTTCCGATACGACGCCGTCGTGACGCTCAAGGGCGGCGCCGGGACCGTTGCGGGGGCGGAATATTCATCCTGGGCCGATTGCTGCACGGAAGGCCATCTGGCCGGGCGGCTGGCGCGGGAAACCTCCGGCTTCGGCATCTCGGGCATTCCCAACCGGCGGCTGGCCCGGCCGCTGGCGGCGCTGGCCTGGATCGAGGCCGACGGGCCGCCGGAGGAGGTGCTGGACCGGGCGCCCGGCGATCCGGCGGGCGGCCCGGCGGGGGCATTGGACGGCGCGGCGATCGCGCGGCTCGCCCGCGAGCACGGCTGGGAGGCGGTCCCGGGCTGGACCGCCGGAACGGAGGACGGGCGGCTGGACGTCCTGTTCCGCCGGCCGGGCGAGCCGGTGCCTGCTGGCGGCGCGCGGGAGATGCCGGCCGCCGCCGAGGCGCCGATCACTTATCTGAACGAGCCGGCGCCGCCGGACCGGCGCGGCACGCTGGGGCGGGCGCTGCGCCGGCACGCCGCGTCGCGGCTGCCGGAACACATGGTGCCCGGGGCCTTCGTGTTCCTGGACCGGCTGCCGCTGGGGCCGACCGGCAAGCTGGACGCCCGCGCCCTGCCGGAACCCGGCGAGGACGGGCCGGCGGCCGGGACGGAGGGCGAACCACCGCGCACCCCGCTGGAAGCCGCCGTGGCGGAGACCTGGGCGGAGGTGCTGGGCACCGCGCGGATCGGCATCCGCGACAATTTCTTCGAGGCCGGCGGCCACTCGCTGCTGGCGACCCGGGTGATCGCCCGCATCCGCGCGCGGTTCGGCATAGACCTGCCGCTGCGCCTGCTATTCGAGCGGCCGACCGTGGCCGAGTTCGCGGCGGAGCTGGCGGGGCGGCTGGGGCCGGACCCCGTTGAGGAGCGTGCCGACGGGGGCGCCGAGGGGATCATCCCGCCGGCCGACCGCACCGGCATCCTGCCGCTCTCCTATGCCCAGCAGCGCCTGTGGTTCCTTGACCGGCTGATGCCGGGCACCGGCGTCTACAACGTGGCGCTGGGGCTGAAGCTGGATGGTGACCTGGACGAGGCGGCCCTGCGCCGGGCGCTGACCGGCCTGATCGCCCGGCACGAGACGCTGCGCACCCGTTTCCCCGTGGTGGACGGCCGGCCCTTCCAGGAGATCATGCCGCCGTTCGAAGCCCCCCTCGCCGTAAGGGACGGATCGGAGTTCGCGCTTCCGGCCATCCCGGACTCCGCAGGCCTGGGGCGGGCGCTGCGGCCGCTGGCCCTGGAGCCGATCGACCTGGACCGCGGGCCGCCGCTGCGGCTGACACTGGTCCGGCTCGCCCCCGGCTCCGCCGTCCTGGTGGCCGTGCTCCACCACGCCGTCACGGACGGCTGGTCCATGGGCGTGCTGGCGCGGGAGGTGACGGAGCTTTATCGCGCCGCGGTCGAGGGGCGGGCCGCCGGCCTGCCGCCGCTCCCGGTCCAGTACGCCGACTTCTCCGCCTGGCAGCAGCGGAGCCTGGCCGGCGCCGCGCTGGAGCGGCTGATCGGCCACTGGCGCGAGCGGCTGGCGGGCGCTCCCGAAGCGCTGGAGCTTCCCGCCGATGCGCCGCGCACCGCGGGAGCGGACCGTCCCGCCCGGTCCCGCCGCTTCCGGATCGATGCCGCGGAGACCGAAGCGCTGCGCGGGCTGGCCGGCCGGGGCGGCGCCACGCTGTTCATGGTGCTCTATGCCGGGTTCGCCCTGCTGCTGTCGCGCTGGAGCGGCCAGACCGACGTGGTCGTGGGCACGCCGATCGCGAACCGCACGCGCGACGACCTGGCCGGCCTGATCGGCTGCTTCGTCAATACCCTGGCCCTGCGGCTGGACCTGTCGGGCGACCCTTCCGGGCGGGAGCTGGTCGAGCGGGCGCGCCGGGTGACCCTCGACGCCTATGCCCACCAGGACGCCCCGTTCGAGCTGGTGGTGGACGCCCTCGGGCTGAAGCGGTCGATCAGCCGCACGCCGCTGTTCCAGGCCATGTTGGTGCTTCAGAACGCGCCGGGCGGGCGGCTCGACCTGCCGGGGCTGACGGTCACGCCGCTGGCCGACGATGCCGGCGTCGCGCGCTTCGACGTGCTGCTGACCCTGGTCGAGCAAGGGGGCGGAATCGATGCCGTCCTGGAATGCGACGGAAGCCGTTTCAATGCCGCAACGGTCGAGCGAATGGAACGCCATTTCAGGCACCTGCTGGCTGAGCTGGCGGCCCGTCCCGAGGCCGGCGCGCTGCGGCTGCCCCTGGCCGACGCCGGGGCGGAGGCCGAGGCGATCCGGGCTTGGCAGCGGGCCGGGCGGGCGCCCCTGGATCTCGTCGCTCCCGGAACGGTCCCGCATGTCCTGGACGCGGATGGGGCGCCGGTGCCGGTCGGCCTGCCGGGAACGCTTTGGCTGGAGCGGCCGGGGGAGGCGCCGGTTCCGACCGGAGTCACGGCGCGCTGGACCGAGGAGGGCGTGCTGGAGCGCCGGGACGCCGGGGCCGAGGCGCCGGAGCCGGAAGCGGCGGCGCCCGTCCGCGACGGGTCGGACCCGCCGAGCGCCACCGAGACCCGGCTGCTCGCCCTCTGGTCGGCCGTGCTGGAGCGGCCTGTGACCTCCGTCCATGCCGGTTTCTTCGAGCTTGGCGGGCATTCCTTCCTGGCGGTGCAGCTGATGGCCCGGGTCGAGGCGGCGTTCGGCTGCCGGCTGCCGCTGGCCAGCCTGTTCTCCGGCGGGACGGTCGCCCGGCAGGCGGCGCTGATCGACGCCCGGTCGGGCGGTGCCGACGAGGTGCTGGTGATGCTGCGCCCGGAGGGCGACCGGGGCACCATCCTGCTGCCGCACGAGGTCTCGGGCCATGTCCTCAGCTATGCGGCGCTCGCTGGGCGTCTGCCCGAGGGCTGGCGGGTGGCGGCGCTCCAGGCGCGCGGGCTCGACAATACCCGGCCGCCGGTGCGCGGGCTGCCCGAGATGGCCCGGGCCTATGCCGACGCCGTGCTGGCGGCCGGCCTGCCCGGTCCCTTCGTGCCGGTCGGCTACTCGTTCGGCGCGGCCCTGGCCGGCGAGCTGGCCGCCGAACTGGCGGCGCGCGGCCGGACGGTCGCCCGCGTCTGCGTGATCGACGCGCCGGCCAACCCGCAGGACTTCGCGGACGGCATCGTGCCGGGGGACGAGGCCGGGCGGCTGCTCCACATGGTCCGGGCGGTCGAGCACTCCATGGGGCTCGATCTCGGCCTCGATGGCGCCGTGCTGAAGCAGTTCGGGCAGGAGACCCGGATCGACCTGGTGCACCGGCGGCTGGCCGCGACCGGGGCTTTCGGCGGGGCGGTCACGCGCGACCAGGTCGCCGGGATGCTGGCGGTCTATGGCGCCAACCTGGACGCCCTGAGGAGCTTCCGGCCCAGGCGGATCGGCCCGCCCGTGGATGTCTGGGTGACCGACGCGCTGGCCGCCCGCCCCGGAACGGTGGCGGATCTCGGCTGGTCGGCTGTCACGGCCGGGCCGGTCGCGGTCCACCGGATCGGCGGCGACCATGCCTCCGTGATGAGGGAGCCGCTCGCCGGGGAATTGGCGGCCGCGATCGGCCGCGCCCTCGATCCCGCGCCGGGCTGA
- a CDS encoding class I SAM-dependent methyltransferase, whose protein sequence is MTIQTTHVPAIQPHNERAASVWSSGGRDYEEIIRGVYDGIDATVAALAPLPGERILDVATGTGITARACARRGAHVTGIDIAAGLLDAARGLSDGLAIDYRLGDAEALPVADAGFDAVVSTFGVMFVSRPEAAADELARACRPGGRLALATWTPDGSIAEMFAVMRPYMAAPPAVSPFDWGRPERLRQLLGDAFDLTIRVETSHYVETGGEAAWNTFVTGYGPTRTLAASLDDERRAALKRDFVAFHERYREGQGIHVPRTFVLTLGTRR, encoded by the coding sequence ATGACCATCCAGACCACTCACGTTCCCGCCATCCAGCCGCACAACGAGCGTGCCGCCTCCGTCTGGAGCTCGGGCGGGCGCGACTACGAGGAGATCATCCGCGGTGTCTATGACGGCATCGACGCGACCGTCGCCGCCCTGGCGCCCCTGCCGGGCGAGCGCATCCTGGACGTCGCGACCGGCACCGGCATCACCGCCCGGGCCTGCGCCCGGCGCGGCGCCCATGTCACCGGGATCGACATCGCCGCCGGCCTGCTGGACGCGGCGCGCGGCCTGTCGGACGGGCTCGCGATCGACTACCGGCTGGGTGACGCCGAGGCCCTGCCGGTGGCGGATGCCGGCTTCGACGCGGTCGTCTCGACCTTCGGGGTCATGTTCGTCAGCCGGCCCGAGGCGGCGGCCGACGAACTCGCCCGCGCGTGCCGGCCCGGCGGACGGCTGGCGCTGGCGACCTGGACGCCCGACGGCTCGATCGCCGAGATGTTCGCGGTGATGCGCCCCTACATGGCGGCCCCGCCCGCCGTGTCGCCGTTCGACTGGGGCCGCCCGGAGCGGCTTCGGCAATTGCTGGGCGACGCCTTCGACCTGACGATCCGGGTCGAGACCAGCCACTATGTCGAGACCGGCGGCGAGGCGGCCTGGAACACCTTCGTCACCGGCTACGGCCCGACCCGCACGCTGGCCGCCAGCCTCGACGACGAGCGCCGGGCCGCGCTGAAGCGCGACTTCGTCGCCTTCCACGAGCGCTACCGCGAAGGCCAGGGCATCCACGTGCCCCGCACCTTCGTGCTGACGCTCGGCACGCGGAGATAG
- a CDS encoding BTAD domain-containing putative transcriptional regulator, with product MDGPTLRLLGGFSLADAGGCEVAVPGRKMRLLLAYLALNAARPVSRERLAGLLWPDRDGRSARHCLRQSLMELRRLGGRVGGDLIRCDNDSVAAALPEERVDAPTVERLAREATPEALRAAAVLCVGPLLPGEETGSEDFDLWLAGERARIARIAGGVFARLTALCEERGDWDGAASAAERWLVLDPACEEAHRSLMRGHARAGRRSDAILQYHACAEAVRRWLDAEPEERTVELLRSIRGQTCAVPAAPEPAASPGPELSGLPGKPSLAVLPFETLDGPAEGGGIADGLAHDILSRLSRLRSLFVIAPGSSFRFRGVGIDPRTLGQALGARYLVTGTVRTHDRRLRLTIALVDAGSETVMWSDVLERRLDDLFAVQEELTTRITAVLETEIEAAEIRRSLAWPSERLDAWGACHRGLWHMFRFTRGDNDTARGFFQRALTMDPLNARAHAGLSFTHFQDAFLHRSGDWRREADRAYRFAEQSVALDDRDPTTHWVLGRALWLLKRQDHAVEELELAVDLNPNFALGHYSIAFVQSQGGDARAALEAVELAQRLSPLDPLLFAMLGARALAWLNLGDYAQAAEWGERAARRPNAHVHIHAIAAFCDGLADRHEEARVHARRIRAAAPSYRCGDFLTAFGTLRPAVADLVRRVGPGIGIPV from the coding sequence ATGGACGGACCGACGCTTCGTTTGCTGGGCGGCTTCTCGCTCGCCGACGCGGGCGGGTGCGAGGTCGCCGTGCCGGGGCGGAAGATGCGGTTGCTGCTCGCTTATCTGGCGCTGAACGCGGCGCGCCCCGTCTCCCGCGAACGCCTCGCCGGCCTTCTATGGCCGGACCGCGACGGCCGGAGCGCCCGGCACTGCCTCCGCCAGAGCCTGATGGAACTCCGCCGCCTCGGCGGGCGGGTGGGGGGAGACCTGATCCGCTGCGATAACGATTCGGTCGCGGCCGCCCTGCCGGAGGAGCGGGTGGACGCGCCGACCGTCGAGCGGCTGGCCCGGGAGGCCACTCCCGAGGCCCTGCGCGCCGCCGCCGTCCTGTGCGTCGGACCCCTCCTGCCGGGGGAGGAGACCGGCTCGGAGGATTTCGACCTGTGGCTGGCGGGCGAGCGCGCCCGGATCGCACGGATCGCGGGCGGCGTCTTCGCCCGCCTGACGGCGCTTTGCGAGGAGCGGGGGGATTGGGACGGCGCCGCCTCGGCGGCTGAGCGCTGGCTGGTCCTGGACCCCGCCTGCGAGGAGGCGCACCGCAGCCTGATGCGGGGCCATGCGCGGGCCGGGCGGCGTTCGGACGCGATCCTGCAATACCATGCCTGCGCCGAGGCGGTGCGCCGCTGGCTCGACGCCGAACCGGAGGAGCGGACCGTGGAACTGCTGCGCAGCATCCGCGGCCAGACCTGCGCCGTGCCGGCGGCCCCGGAGCCCGCGGCCTCCCCCGGGCCGGAGCTCTCGGGACTTCCGGGCAAGCCGTCGCTGGCGGTGCTGCCCTTCGAAACCCTGGACGGGCCGGCCGAAGGGGGCGGGATCGCCGACGGCCTCGCCCACGACATCCTGTCGCGGCTGTCCCGGCTGCGCTCCCTGTTCGTCATTGCCCCCGGCTCGTCCTTCCGCTTCCGCGGCGTCGGGATCGACCCGCGCACCCTGGGCCAGGCGCTCGGCGCGCGCTACCTGGTCACCGGCACGGTCCGAACCCATGACCGCCGGCTGCGGCTGACGATCGCCCTGGTGGACGCCGGGAGCGAGACCGTGATGTGGAGCGATGTGCTGGAAAGACGGCTGGACGACCTGTTCGCGGTCCAGGAGGAGCTGACCACCAGGATCACCGCTGTTCTGGAGACGGAGATCGAAGCGGCGGAAATCCGGCGGTCCCTGGCCTGGCCTTCCGAGCGGCTGGATGCGTGGGGAGCTTGCCACCGCGGCCTGTGGCACATGTTCCGGTTCACCCGCGGCGACAACGACACGGCGCGAGGCTTCTTCCAGCGGGCGCTGACGATGGACCCGCTGAACGCCCGCGCCCATGCCGGCCTGTCGTTCACCCATTTCCAGGACGCCTTCCTGCACCGGTCCGGCGACTGGCGCCGCGAGGCCGATCGTGCCTATCGCTTCGCCGAGCAGAGCGTCGCCCTGGATGACCGGGACCCGACGACCCATTGGGTGCTGGGGCGCGCCCTGTGGCTCCTGAAGCGCCAGGACCACGCGGTGGAGGAGCTGGAGCTCGCGGTCGATCTCAACCCGAACTTCGCGCTTGGCCATTACTCCATCGCCTTCGTCCAGTCGCAGGGCGGCGACGCCCGGGCCGCCCTCGAGGCTGTCGAGCTGGCGCAGCGGCTGAGCCCGCTCGACCCGCTGCTGTTCGCGATGCTGGGCGCGCGGGCCTTGGCCTGGCTGAACCTGGGGGACTATGCCCAGGCGGCGGAGTGGGGCGAACGGGCGGCGCGCCGGCCCAACGCCCATGTCCATATCCACGCCATCGCCGCCTTCTGCGACGGTTTGGCGGACCGCCACGAGGAGGCGCGGGTCCATGCCCGGCGGATCAGGGCCGCGGCGCCGTCCTACCGCTGCGGCGACTTCCTGACGGCGTTCGGCACGCTGCGCCCGGCGGTGGCCGACCTGGTCCGCCGGGTCGGGCCGGGCATCGGCATTCCGGTCTAG